In Hyphomicrobium denitrificans 1NES1, one DNA window encodes the following:
- a CDS encoding nucleotidyltransferase family protein: MTSTKRPTSAFVLAAGKGERMRPLTEKHPKPLVSVGGKPLIDQVLDRLWAAGVAEAVVNVHYLADQIEDHLRSRKNPKITISDERGALLDTGGGVAKALPKLGRDPFLIHNSDSIWIEGMGSNLDRLIDAWDETTMDSLMLVAPIATSIGYDGPGDFQMDTTGRLTRQSGARLAPFVFAGVSIAHPRLFDGAPKGPFSLNKLWNGAIEKGRLYGMRLEGIWMHVGTPNAIAEAENAIANSMTAGATLPGED, from the coding sequence ATGACCTCCACGAAGCGCCCGACCAGCGCCTTTGTGTTAGCCGCCGGAAAAGGCGAGAGGATGCGGCCCCTGACGGAGAAACACCCGAAGCCGCTCGTCTCAGTCGGCGGAAAGCCACTGATCGATCAGGTTCTCGACCGTCTATGGGCTGCCGGAGTGGCTGAGGCAGTCGTCAATGTCCATTATCTCGCCGATCAGATCGAAGACCATCTCCGAAGTCGAAAAAATCCAAAGATCACCATCTCCGATGAACGCGGCGCGTTGCTCGATACAGGGGGCGGAGTGGCGAAGGCGCTTCCGAAACTCGGGCGAGATCCGTTCCTGATCCACAATTCAGATTCGATCTGGATCGAAGGCATGGGATCAAATCTCGACCGGCTGATCGACGCCTGGGACGAAACGACGATGGATAGCCTGATGCTGGTCGCGCCAATCGCGACGAGCATCGGTTACGACGGTCCCGGTGATTTCCAGATGGACACGACGGGACGGTTGACACGCCAGTCCGGTGCGCGCCTGGCACCTTTCGTCTTTGCCGGCGTCTCGATTGCACATCCGCGGCTCTTCGACGGCGCGCCGAAGGGCCCATTCTCCCTCAACAAGCTCTGGAACGGCGCCATCGAGAAAGGACGCCTTTATGGCATGCGGCTCGAAGGCATTTGGATGCACGTCGGAACGCCGAACGCCATAGCCGAGGCAGAAAATGCCATCGCGAATTCCATGACTGCTGGCGCGACGCTTCCGGGAGAAGACTGA
- the addB gene encoding double-strand break repair protein AddB, translating into MAANVFTLPPGVPFLKALARAILNGDLPAPGGAAPDFLRLPNITLLLPTRRAMRAAREAFLSAANAPAIIMPRIRPISEGEDDLSLISSLAGDGLSSIAALEQPPAIDPLDRTLVLMQLVSHWRETMAQSESDRSSGSTPAQAARLAAELGKLMDDIERENVSLSGIKNLVPETYAEHWQKTVDFLKIVTEFWPAHLAANGITSPETRRNALILAEAKRIANLKRDEVVIVAGVTGSIPATVELMRAVAARSSGAIVLPALDQALDEPSWKAIVPNHPEHPQFGLKKLLDGLGVERGAVRTLPGTELDITGRARTAFISEAMRPSSSTDKWHRYTATADKEQLENALADISLIEAPSAQDEAETVALILREAVETPGQTAALVSPDRLLARRVAIRLEAWGIRVDDSAGRPFTKTVPGAFLALIVGAVVSDFAPAETMALLRHPLCRLNFNPFDIRKFARALEISAFRTPYLGHGVEGIRAALETAERDRAERKRMHPAARRLWPQDCDGARELVTRLATAFQPLTDLYATSGDRPLSAFVRAHAKTAEALAALPDDDAAAANANPLWQGEAGEAASRFFAKLLDPETPPVEIRADDYADLYATLLARENVRERTAVHPRISIWGPFEARLQQPDVLILGSLNEGTWPEAAEPGAWLNRPMRRDLGLPSPEEEIGRAAHDFTSLLGAKTIYLTRAEKVDGVPTVPSRWLMRTKALLKGMDLESVLDADKPWLAWARARDRIDLSKRIAIKPPEPRPAVALRPRRMSVTDIERWIANPYATYARHILKLEPLPPLGASPDASLRGGLVHDVLSRFANAFPDRLPVDPLAELEKIASHVLESYTGNARIAAFWMPRLKRFLSWFAEGEDKRRDGVRKVIAEISGSLVLAPTLEPFTLTARADRIDDKGSAVVITDYKTGAIPKQDWVLDGRSPQLPLEAAIALGEAGFPNLAGRSVESLRYIRASGGEPAGEERAIKSDDIGALAEEARKGLERLIAEFDNPATPYRALRRPSYNYDYDAYAQLARVAEWSAHIDEEAAS; encoded by the coding sequence ATGGCCGCCAATGTCTTCACGCTTCCGCCCGGCGTGCCATTCCTGAAGGCTCTTGCACGTGCCATCCTGAACGGCGACCTTCCGGCGCCCGGCGGCGCCGCGCCCGATTTTCTAAGGCTACCGAACATCACATTGCTGCTGCCGACACGGCGTGCAATGCGCGCGGCGCGCGAAGCCTTCCTGTCGGCGGCAAACGCACCCGCCATCATCATGCCTCGCATCCGACCGATCTCGGAAGGAGAAGACGATCTTTCGTTGATCTCGAGTCTCGCAGGCGATGGTCTGTCCAGCATCGCGGCGCTCGAACAACCACCGGCTATAGACCCTCTCGACCGGACGCTGGTCCTGATGCAGCTCGTCAGCCATTGGCGTGAGACAATGGCGCAGTCGGAGTCCGACCGCAGCTCGGGCTCGACGCCCGCCCAGGCTGCCCGACTCGCCGCCGAGCTCGGCAAGCTCATGGATGACATCGAGCGCGAGAACGTTTCGCTATCGGGCATTAAAAACCTGGTTCCGGAAACCTACGCCGAGCACTGGCAAAAGACCGTGGATTTCCTGAAGATCGTCACCGAGTTTTGGCCCGCGCATCTCGCCGCCAACGGCATCACCTCACCCGAAACTCGCCGCAATGCCCTGATCCTCGCCGAAGCGAAGCGTATCGCGAACCTCAAACGCGACGAGGTCGTCATCGTTGCCGGCGTAACGGGCTCGATTCCGGCCACCGTCGAATTGATGCGCGCCGTCGCGGCACGATCTTCCGGCGCCATCGTGCTTCCTGCTCTCGATCAAGCGCTCGATGAGCCAAGCTGGAAGGCAATCGTTCCGAACCATCCCGAACATCCGCAGTTTGGCTTGAAGAAACTTCTGGACGGCCTGGGCGTCGAACGTGGCGCGGTGCGTACGTTGCCTGGAACCGAGCTCGATATCACGGGCCGGGCGCGGACAGCCTTCATCAGCGAAGCCATGCGTCCATCATCCTCGACCGATAAATGGCATCGCTACACGGCGACGGCCGACAAAGAGCAACTCGAGAACGCGCTTGCCGATATCTCGCTGATCGAAGCTCCGTCGGCGCAGGACGAAGCCGAGACCGTTGCATTGATTTTGCGTGAAGCCGTCGAAACGCCAGGGCAGACCGCGGCTCTCGTCTCGCCGGACCGCCTCCTTGCGCGGCGCGTTGCGATCCGGCTCGAAGCCTGGGGCATCCGCGTTGACGACAGCGCCGGGCGGCCCTTCACGAAAACAGTGCCCGGCGCCTTCCTTGCCCTCATCGTCGGTGCTGTCGTGAGTGATTTTGCACCCGCCGAGACGATGGCATTGCTGCGCCATCCGCTCTGCAGATTGAATTTCAATCCATTCGACATTCGGAAATTTGCACGTGCACTTGAAATCAGCGCCTTTCGCACGCCGTACCTCGGCCATGGCGTCGAAGGCATTCGAGCGGCGCTGGAGACAGCCGAACGCGATCGCGCGGAAAGAAAACGCATGCACCCCGCCGCGCGGCGGCTCTGGCCTCAGGACTGCGACGGCGCGCGCGAGCTGGTGACCCGGTTGGCTACTGCCTTCCAGCCCTTGACTGATCTCTACGCCACGAGCGGCGACCGGCCCCTATCGGCATTCGTGCGCGCTCACGCCAAAACAGCCGAAGCCCTCGCAGCGCTACCTGACGACGACGCGGCAGCCGCAAATGCAAACCCACTCTGGCAAGGAGAAGCCGGAGAAGCCGCGTCGCGCTTTTTCGCGAAGCTTTTAGACCCTGAAACACCGCCGGTCGAAATCCGCGCCGACGATTATGCCGATCTTTACGCGACGCTGCTGGCGCGAGAGAACGTGCGCGAGCGCACGGCTGTTCATCCGCGCATCTCCATCTGGGGACCGTTCGAAGCGCGCCTGCAGCAACCGGATGTTCTGATCCTCGGTTCTCTCAACGAAGGTACGTGGCCGGAAGCTGCGGAGCCCGGAGCATGGCTCAATCGCCCGATGCGGCGCGATCTGGGGTTGCCGTCTCCCGAAGAGGAGATCGGCCGAGCCGCACACGACTTCACATCGCTGCTCGGGGCAAAAACGATCTACTTGACGCGCGCCGAAAAGGTCGATGGCGTGCCGACCGTCCCGTCCCGCTGGCTGATGCGAACGAAAGCCCTGCTCAAGGGCATGGATCTCGAAAGCGTACTCGATGCCGATAAACCTTGGCTCGCCTGGGCCCGCGCGCGTGATCGTATTGATTTGAGCAAACGCATCGCCATAAAGCCGCCGGAACCGAGACCTGCGGTGGCGCTGCGACCGCGCCGAATGAGCGTCACTGATATCGAACGCTGGATCGCAAATCCTTATGCGACCTACGCGCGTCATATCCTGAAACTCGAACCGCTGCCGCCGCTCGGAGCATCGCCGGATGCGAGTCTACGCGGAGGGCTCGTCCACGACGTGCTCTCGCGTTTTGCAAACGCATTCCCTGACCGTCTACCGGTCGATCCCCTTGCCGAACTTGAAAAGATCGCGTCCCATGTTCTGGAAAGTTACACCGGGAACGCACGCATCGCTGCCTTCTGGATGCCACGACTGAAGCGGTTTCTCTCATGGTTTGCGGAAGGCGAAGACAAACGGCGCGACGGCGTTCGCAAAGTCATCGCTGAGATATCTGGAAGCCTCGTGCTGGCGCCGACGCTAGAACCCTTCACGCTCACTGCACGCGCCGATCGTATCGACGACAAGGGTTCCGCCGTCGTCATCACCGATTACAAGACTGGTGCGATACCAAAGCAGGACTGGGTGCTGGACGGGCGCTCGCCTCAGCTTCCCCTCGAAGCCGCCATCGCGCTTGGAGAAGCCGGATTTCCAAATCTCGCGGGCCGCTCCGTCGAGTCCCTTCGCTATATTCGCGCCTCAGGCGGCGAACCGGCGGGCGAAGAACGCGCGATCAAATCAGACGACATCGGAGCACTCGCGGAAGAAGCTCGCAAGGGCCTCGAACGCCTGATTGCCGAATTCGACAACCCGGCGACGCCTTACCGTGCGCTTCGACGTCCGAGCTATAATTATGACTACGATGCCTACGCACAGCTGGCGCGCGTCGCCGAATGGTCCGCCCATATCGACGAGGAGGCGGCATCGTGA
- the addA gene encoding double-strand break repair helicase AddA, giving the protein MNLETKRLSLDALRQDTDRHQRNAADPLASAWVKANAGTGKTHVLTLRVLRLLLAGTSPEKILCLTYTKAAAAEMSRRVFDRLAGWVTADDATLEKEIGKVTGGEVSREMLELARRLFANAIETPGGLKVQTIHAFAERLLQRFPLESGVPPDFKILDDASAKELKARVIEQTLLDATSASEAPLGRALDVIVRYATDAQFEKLISNAVEERRWLDVAHRRKPGSSVTLEDVSAIETYLRRSLGVRAAIAVEDLHKECACVLSDNDLRELTVHLATGKASDTGYVPTLQMAAELADAQRRSEALSGYFLTAGGDPRKTLMTKALSSDKPGLNDRCLAAQQRFVALTSELKALTLIECSMALCAFAGIILQRYTEARRSAGALDFDDLILKTKSLLEGEGGQAQWVLYKLDGGLDHILVDEAQDTSPEQWEIVKALAHEFFAGAGTRDGSPRTVFAVGDEKQSIYSFQGADPKMFADAGTRFAALARDAGLVWKPIELTMSFRTVTPVLAAVDAVFADAEKTPGLTAGGPPPKHNAIRLGHAGLVEMWPTEKPDELAAADPWAPLSDTSERSPANRLAERIADTIRGWLDRGERLASQGREIRAGDILILVRKRNPFAVPMVAALKRRGIAVAGSDRIALTDQIAVQDLMALGDFLILPEDDLALATVLKGPIFNFDDDDLLAIAPGRQNKTLWSALLDNTEAKPAYKAAAETLKRWRAKADFTPPFEFFSSVLDRDGAREKMLHRLGPEAADVIDEFLDLALSYDDGTPPSLTQFLAELRAIEPEVKRDMDHGRDEVRVMTVHGAKGLEAPIVFLPDTCTTASGDISAASLVRLSHLPRPDHIPEPVVWTVKGTSRIEAVSEARRRREAREHEERNRLLYVAMTRARDRLYIAGFEGKKGRADFCWYEAISEALLPVAREIDTGDGRKVWRIETTQTAEAERPRGEKARQLENMERPSFALQRAQPEPKLSIPLAPSRLEPYAPDAEGEPIVSAKPDAATTYDAPSPLAGNAEHRFLRGTLTHALLQHLPAVAVSDREPIAAAFVAKRGAILPRKARAGIVHETLAILSSSDFAPLFGPNSIAEVPIAAVIPRPQGSGPALDLSGQIDRLAVTKDEVLIVDYKTNRPPPSDVRFVADAYLYQLAAYRLALGEIYPGRRVRAALLWTDGPRLMEIPRDVLDSYQSRLWSLDIQSLDGL; this is encoded by the coding sequence GTGAACCTCGAAACAAAACGACTTTCACTTGACGCATTGCGCCAGGATACCGACCGGCATCAGAGAAACGCGGCCGATCCCTTGGCATCCGCGTGGGTCAAAGCCAACGCCGGAACCGGCAAGACGCACGTTCTGACGTTGCGCGTATTGCGCTTGCTGCTCGCCGGAACGTCACCGGAAAAAATTCTCTGCCTCACCTATACCAAAGCTGCCGCCGCTGAGATGTCGCGCCGTGTTTTCGACCGCCTCGCCGGCTGGGTTACAGCCGATGATGCGACGCTCGAAAAAGAAATTGGCAAAGTCACTGGCGGCGAAGTTTCGCGCGAAATGCTGGAGTTGGCCCGGCGTCTCTTCGCCAATGCCATCGAGACGCCGGGCGGCCTCAAGGTTCAGACGATTCATGCTTTCGCTGAGCGCCTGCTTCAGCGATTTCCGCTCGAATCCGGTGTGCCGCCGGATTTCAAAATTCTCGACGATGCCTCTGCCAAGGAATTGAAAGCACGTGTCATCGAGCAGACGCTGCTGGACGCCACCTCGGCGTCAGAAGCGCCGCTCGGCCGCGCCCTTGACGTTATCGTCCGTTACGCGACGGACGCGCAGTTCGAGAAGCTGATCAGCAATGCCGTCGAGGAACGCCGCTGGCTCGACGTTGCACACCGGCGCAAGCCCGGCAGCAGTGTGACGCTGGAAGACGTGTCGGCGATCGAAACGTATCTTCGCCGCAGCTTAGGCGTTCGTGCCGCAATCGCTGTTGAAGATCTTCACAAGGAATGTGCGTGTGTTCTGTCCGACAACGACCTGCGGGAACTTACAGTCCACCTCGCGACGGGCAAGGCAAGCGATACAGGTTATGTGCCGACGTTGCAGATGGCTGCCGAACTGGCGGATGCTCAGCGCCGCTCCGAAGCCCTGTCGGGCTACTTTCTGACCGCAGGCGGCGACCCACGCAAAACACTGATGACCAAGGCGCTGTCATCCGACAAGCCTGGGCTAAACGATCGCTGCCTGGCTGCGCAGCAAAGATTCGTTGCGTTGACGAGCGAGCTTAAGGCTTTGACACTCATTGAATGCTCTATGGCGCTCTGCGCCTTTGCGGGCATCATTCTGCAACGCTACACCGAAGCGCGACGCAGCGCGGGCGCCCTCGACTTCGATGATTTAATTCTGAAAACCAAATCTCTGCTCGAAGGCGAAGGCGGCCAGGCACAGTGGGTGCTCTATAAACTCGATGGCGGCCTGGATCATATTCTCGTTGATGAAGCGCAGGATACGAGCCCAGAGCAATGGGAAATCGTCAAAGCGCTGGCGCACGAATTTTTTGCCGGAGCAGGCACGCGTGACGGTTCACCTCGCACGGTCTTTGCCGTTGGAGATGAAAAGCAATCGATCTATTCGTTCCAGGGCGCCGATCCGAAGATGTTCGCGGACGCAGGCACTCGTTTCGCGGCCCTCGCGCGCGATGCCGGGCTTGTCTGGAAGCCGATCGAACTTACGATGTCGTTCCGCACCGTGACGCCCGTTCTTGCCGCCGTCGACGCGGTGTTTGCAGACGCCGAAAAGACGCCCGGTCTAACGGCCGGAGGGCCGCCGCCGAAGCACAACGCTATTCGCCTGGGCCATGCCGGTCTTGTCGAGATGTGGCCGACGGAGAAGCCGGACGAACTCGCAGCCGCCGATCCGTGGGCGCCGTTGTCTGACACGAGCGAGCGTTCGCCCGCCAATCGTCTCGCCGAACGTATCGCGGACACCATCAGAGGATGGCTCGATCGCGGCGAACGACTGGCTTCCCAAGGTCGTGAGATCCGCGCAGGCGATATCCTGATCCTGGTGCGTAAACGCAATCCGTTTGCGGTGCCGATGGTCGCCGCATTGAAACGACGTGGCATCGCCGTAGCAGGCTCGGACCGGATCGCGCTGACCGATCAGATCGCCGTTCAGGACCTGATGGCACTCGGGGACTTCTTGATCCTGCCGGAAGACGATCTCGCGCTGGCGACCGTTCTGAAAGGCCCGATCTTCAACTTCGACGACGACGACCTGCTCGCCATCGCGCCGGGACGGCAAAACAAAACGCTGTGGTCGGCGCTGCTCGACAACACGGAAGCGAAACCTGCTTATAAGGCCGCCGCAGAAACCCTGAAGCGCTGGCGCGCCAAGGCCGACTTCACGCCACCCTTCGAATTTTTTTCGAGTGTGCTCGATCGCGACGGCGCCCGCGAGAAGATGCTGCACCGCCTCGGCCCGGAAGCCGCCGACGTGATAGACGAATTTCTCGATCTCGCACTGAGCTACGATGACGGCACCCCACCTTCGCTCACTCAATTTCTTGCCGAGTTGCGCGCCATTGAACCCGAGGTGAAACGCGATATGGACCACGGTCGCGATGAAGTCCGCGTCATGACCGTACACGGCGCAAAAGGACTCGAAGCTCCGATCGTGTTTCTTCCCGACACCTGCACAACGGCGTCCGGTGACATCTCGGCCGCGAGCCTTGTCAGGCTATCCCATCTTCCGCGACCTGATCACATCCCGGAACCTGTCGTCTGGACCGTCAAGGGGACGTCACGGATCGAGGCCGTATCCGAAGCGCGCCGCCGCCGCGAAGCCCGCGAGCACGAGGAGCGTAACCGCCTTCTCTACGTCGCGATGACGCGCGCCCGCGACCGGCTTTACATCGCAGGCTTCGAGGGCAAAAAAGGCCGGGCCGATTTCTGCTGGTACGAAGCGATATCGGAAGCGCTTCTTCCGGTTGCGCGGGAAATCGATACTGGCGACGGCAGAAAAGTCTGGCGCATTGAAACAACGCAAACTGCCGAAGCTGAAAGGCCGCGAGGCGAAAAAGCACGGCAACTCGAAAATATGGAAAGACCTTCCTTCGCGTTACAGCGCGCGCAGCCGGAGCCGAAACTTTCCATTCCGCTCGCGCCATCGCGTCTGGAGCCCTACGCACCGGACGCCGAAGGCGAACCTATCGTGTCTGCCAAACCGGATGCAGCGACGACATATGATGCGCCGTCGCCGCTCGCTGGAAATGCCGAGCATCGCTTCCTACGCGGAACGCTGACGCATGCGTTGCTGCAGCATCTGCCTGCCGTGGCGGTAAGTGACCGTGAACCGATTGCGGCAGCCTTTGTCGCCAAACGCGGCGCGATACTTCCGCGAAAAGCGCGCGCTGGCATCGTCCATGAGACACTGGCGATCCTATCGTCGTCGGACTTCGCTCCGCTGTTTGGACCTAATAGCATTGCCGAGGTTCCGATTGCCGCAGTTATTCCGCGCCCGCAAGGCTCCGGCCCGGCGCTCGACCTGTCCGGCCAGATCGACCGACTCGCGGTAACGAAGGACGAGGTGCTGATCGTAGACTACAAGACGAACCGGCCGCCTCCGTCGGACGTTCGATTTGTCGCGGATGCCTATCTTTACCAGCTTGCAGCCTACAGGCTGGCTCTCGGCGAGATTTATCCGGGTCGCCGGGTACGGGCCGCCCTGCTCTGGACCGATGGACCGCGCCTGATGGAAATCCCGCGGGACGTGCTCGACAGCTACCAGTCCCGGCTTTGGAGCTTAGACATTCAAAGTCTTGACGGTCTGTAA
- the trxA gene encoding thioredoxin, giving the protein MANAVTDASFDDEVLKSNEPVLVDFHAVWCGPCKAMAPALDQVAKEMTGKVKVVKVDVDENPRVTGTYGIRAMPTLLIFKGGKVAAQHTGAIVQKKKLEDWINSSVAAAV; this is encoded by the coding sequence ATGGCTAATGCAGTAACAGACGCAAGCTTCGATGATGAAGTCCTAAAGTCGAATGAGCCGGTTCTCGTCGACTTCCACGCTGTGTGGTGCGGGCCCTGCAAAGCCATGGCTCCCGCGCTGGATCAGGTCGCGAAAGAGATGACGGGCAAGGTCAAGGTCGTCAAAGTCGACGTCGATGAGAACCCGCGCGTCACCGGCACCTACGGTATCCGCGCCATGCCGACGTTGCTGATCTTCAAGGGCGGCAAGGTCGCGGCACAACATACCGGCGCGATCGTGCAAAAGAAGAAACTCGAAGACTGGATCAATTCAAGCGTCGCAGCCGCCGTATAA
- a CDS encoding cysteine hydrolase family protein, whose amino-acid sequence MSASKTLREITGLGNTPTTVGKSALVLIDCQNTYREGIMQLEGVEPALVQCETLLARYRNAGRPVIHIQHDAGAGSPYDVNNRIGAIADVVKPRDGEPVVVKNYPSSFEKTNLDELLKGYGVEDVALVGFMTHVCVNSTARAAFNHGYRATVVGNATATRSLPSPTGGVTLAKDLHEASLTALHDIFAVVVPSVDDIAN is encoded by the coding sequence ATGTCTGCTTCGAAGACCCTTCGCGAGATCACGGGGCTGGGCAACACACCGACGACTGTTGGCAAATCTGCTCTGGTCCTCATCGATTGCCAGAACACTTATCGCGAGGGCATCATGCAGCTTGAGGGCGTCGAACCGGCGCTCGTCCAATGCGAGACGCTTCTTGCCCGCTATCGCAATGCAGGGCGACCGGTCATCCATATCCAGCACGATGCTGGCGCCGGCTCTCCTTATGATGTGAACAATCGCATTGGGGCCATCGCGGACGTCGTGAAGCCGCGCGACGGCGAGCCTGTCGTCGTAAAGAATTATCCAAGCTCATTTGAGAAGACGAACCTCGACGAGCTGCTCAAAGGTTATGGCGTCGAAGACGTCGCGCTCGTCGGCTTCATGACGCATGTCTGCGTCAACTCGACGGCACGGGCGGCTTTCAATCACGGCTATCGCGCGACCGTCGTCGGCAATGCCACGGCGACGCGGTCGCTGCCGAGCCCGACGGGCGGCGTTACGTTAGCCAAAGACTTGCACGAAGCGAGCCTGACGGCTCTGCACGACATTTTCGCAGTCGTCGTTCCAAGCGTGGACGACATCGCGAATTAG
- a CDS encoding DUF779 domain-containing protein has translation MSVVTPEKPKTTASRVSCTQTALDLIKKLEGLHGPLLFHQSGGCCDGSSPMCYPRKEFKVGAQDVYMGEIAGQPFYMGRSQFEYWQHTHLIIDVVPGRGSGFSVESPEGVRFLTRSRVFTDAESDELDALGPPPTGAEHPPV, from the coding sequence ATGTCCGTTGTAACACCAGAAAAGCCGAAGACTACGGCGTCACGAGTTTCATGCACTCAGACGGCACTGGACCTTATTAAGAAGCTTGAAGGACTTCACGGGCCGTTGCTTTTCCATCAGTCGGGAGGCTGCTGCGACGGCAGTTCGCCGATGTGCTATCCGCGCAAGGAATTCAAAGTCGGCGCGCAGGACGTCTATATGGGCGAGATCGCCGGCCAGCCGTTCTACATGGGCCGATCGCAATTCGAATATTGGCAACATACGCATCTGATCATTGATGTCGTACCGGGGCGCGGCTCTGGGTTTTCTGTCGAGTCGCCCGAAGGCGTGCGCTTTCTGACGAGGTCGCGCGTCTTTACCGACGCCGAGAGTGATGAACTCGATGCACTTGGACCGCCGCCGACAGGTGCCGAGCATCCGCCGGTTTAG
- a CDS encoding DUF779 domain-containing protein, with protein MPSVRISATPEACAALLRLAKEHGPLMFHTSGGRVGGRQYPICLPAQALRLGERDHLLGEVEGIPIYEMEDREGSIACRAQAYVLDVAAGPAIGFSIAAAPGKRFSLMPVAEKACSDHIKEEKN; from the coding sequence ATGCCCTCAGTGCGAATCTCAGCCACTCCTGAAGCATGCGCTGCGTTGCTACGCCTGGCGAAGGAGCACGGACCGCTGATGTTCCACACGAGCGGCGGCCGAGTTGGAGGGCGGCAATATCCAATCTGTCTTCCGGCACAGGCATTGCGGCTCGGAGAGCGCGATCATCTGCTCGGCGAGGTTGAGGGCATTCCGATCTATGAGATGGAAGATCGGGAGGGCAGCATCGCGTGCCGTGCCCAAGCATACGTCCTGGATGTTGCTGCCGGTCCCGCTATCGGTTTTTCGATTGCCGCGGCGCCGGGGAAACGCTTCTCCTTAATGCCGGTTGCAGAGAAGGCCTGCTCGGATCATATCAAGGAAGAGAAGAATTAG
- the adh gene encoding aldehyde dehydrogenase, producing the protein MQHVAMDKLKGRQVIKARYDNFIGGKWVAPVRGQYFTNVTPITGQPVCEIARSTAEDIELALDAAHKVRESWGNTSPAARARVLAKIATRMEENLDVLALVETIDNGKPIRETTHADLPLAVDHFRYFAGCLRAQEGSISEIDHDTIAYHFHEPLGVVGQIIPWNFPLLMAVWKLAPALAAGNCVILKPAEQTPMSIMVLMDIIGDLLPEGVLNVVNGFGVEAGKPLAQNKRIAKIAFTGETTTGRLIMQYASENIIPCTLELGGKSPNIFFADVMDADDEYFDKCLEGFTMFALNQGEVCTCPSRALIQRSIYEKFMERALQRVVKIKQGHPMDATTMIGAQASNDQLEKILSYIEIGKGEGARVLTGGKRANLGGELSSGYYVEPTVLEGHNKMRVFQEEIFGPVLAVTTFEDDAEALAIANDTLYGLGSGVWTRNGTRAYRIGRGIQAGRVWTNCYHAYPAHAAFGGYKMSGIGRETHKMMLDHYQQTKNLLVSYSPKALGFF; encoded by the coding sequence ATGCAGCATGTTGCGATGGATAAACTTAAAGGCCGGCAAGTCATCAAGGCTCGCTACGACAACTTCATCGGAGGCAAGTGGGTCGCCCCTGTTCGTGGACAGTATTTTACGAACGTCACTCCGATTACCGGTCAGCCCGTTTGCGAAATTGCGCGCTCGACAGCTGAGGACATCGAACTAGCTCTTGATGCCGCTCACAAAGTCCGTGAGTCCTGGGGCAACACTTCTCCGGCAGCGCGGGCTCGCGTCCTGGCGAAGATCGCGACGAGGATGGAAGAGAACCTGGACGTTCTGGCGCTCGTCGAGACGATCGACAACGGCAAGCCGATCCGCGAGACAACGCACGCCGACTTGCCGCTCGCGGTCGATCATTTCCGTTATTTCGCTGGCTGCCTGCGAGCACAGGAAGGTTCGATTTCCGAGATCGATCACGATACGATCGCGTATCATTTCCATGAACCGCTCGGTGTCGTCGGCCAGATCATTCCATGGAACTTCCCGCTGTTGATGGCGGTTTGGAAGCTCGCGCCTGCGCTTGCCGCTGGCAACTGCGTGATCCTGAAACCTGCCGAGCAGACGCCGATGTCGATCATGGTTCTGATGGACATCATCGGCGATCTTCTTCCCGAAGGCGTCCTCAATGTCGTCAATGGCTTTGGCGTCGAAGCGGGTAAGCCCCTCGCTCAGAACAAGCGCATCGCGAAGATCGCCTTCACCGGCGAGACGACGACCGGCCGCTTGATCATGCAGTATGCATCGGAAAACATAATCCCGTGCACGCTGGAGCTCGGCGGCAAGTCGCCGAACATCTTCTTCGCGGACGTGATGGACGCGGACGACGAATACTTCGACAAGTGCCTCGAAGGCTTCACGATGTTCGCCCTGAACCAGGGTGAAGTTTGCACCTGCCCGAGCCGCGCGCTGATCCAGCGTTCGATTTATGAGAAATTCATGGAACGGGCTTTGCAGCGTGTCGTGAAGATCAAACAGGGCCATCCGATGGATGCCACCACGATGATCGGCGCTCAGGCCTCGAACGATCAGCTTGAGAAGATTTTGAGTTACATCGAGATCGGCAAGGGCGAGGGTGCGCGCGTGTTGACGGGCGGCAAGCGCGCCAACCTCGGCGGCGAGCTATCGTCGGGCTATTACGTCGAACCGACGGTTCTTGAAGGCCACAACAAGATGCGCGTCTTCCAGGAAGAAATTTTTGGACCCGTCCTTGCGGTCACGACCTTCGAGGACGATGCGGAAGCGCTCGCGATCGCCAACGACACGCTCTATGGTCTCGGATCAGGCGTCTGGACCCGCAACGGCACGCGCGCCTATCGCATAGGCCGAGGCATCCAGGCCGGCCGCGTCTGGACCAACTGCTATCACGCCTATCCTGCGCATGCTGCGTTCGGTGGCTACAAGATGTCGGGTATCGGCCGCGAAACGCACAAGATGATGCTCGATCACTATCAGCAGACGAAGAACCTGCTCGTCAGCTACAGCCCGAAGGCGCTCGGCTTCTTCTGA